One Nerophis ophidion isolate RoL-2023_Sa linkage group LG23, RoL_Noph_v1.0, whole genome shotgun sequence genomic window carries:
- the si:dkeyp-69e1.8 gene encoding GTPase IMAP family member 7 isoform X2 codes for MASSGPQTELRLVVLGRTAAGQRSTVCSILGLQDSEQGRESECCSKHRGEAAGRQVLVVSSPDWFSSDYDHEERKRHFSTLIAFSSPGPHAFLLCVSVNQPADGESQALDVLEKVLGPSAVGRNTILVFTNMEELEEHEKLEDYLFTWRKDLQALLERCGGRYHTLESRSGEPGALEELLEKVEEAVKESGDEHFRCPLYQQVEDRLREKQLEVVREWRKDLDVTDEEMEEAREEAERSLRDLNVALDQVFPLSAVSESSPHASSPLGFWETLVSWVLWLPTLVRREALLGALVGLFVGGPFGGMVGATVGSVATEVGRRKTHKTK; via the exons ATGGCGTCTTCTGGTCCTCAAACAG AGCTCAGGCTGGTGGTGCTGGGCCGGACCGCGGCGGGACAACGGTCAACGGTCTGTAGCATCCTGGGCCTGCAAGACAGCGAGCAGGGCAGAGAAAGTGAGTGCTGCAGTAAACACAGAGGAGAAGCTGCAGGACGACAG GTGCTGGTGGTCTCCAGTCCAGACTGGTTCAGTTCAGACTACGACCACGAAGAGAGAAAACGTCACTTCTCCACCCTGATCGCCTTCTCCAGCCCGGGGCCGCACGCCTTTCTGCTGTGTGTCTCCGTCAACCAGCCAGCCGACGGGGAGAGCCAAGCTCTGGATGTCCTGGAGAAGGTCTTGGGCCCCTCTGCGGTAGGCAGGAACACCATCCTCGTCTTCACCAACATGGAGGAGTTGGAGGAGCACGAGAAGCTGGAGGATTACCTGTTCACGTGGCGCAAGGACCTCCAGGCGCTGCTGGAGAGATGCGGGGGTCGCTATCACACCCTGGAGAGCCGGAGCGGAGAACCGGGAGCCCTGGAGGAGTTGCTGGAGAAGGTGGAGGAGGCGGTGAAGGAGAGCGGAGACGAGCACTTCCGCTGTCCTCTCTACCAGCAGGTGGAGGACCGACTGagggagaagcagctggaagttGTGAGAGAGTGGAGGAAGGACTTGGACGTGACCGATGAGGAGATGGAGGAAGCCCGGGAAGAGGCAGAAAGAAGCTTGCGAGACCTGAACGTGGCCCTGGACCAGGTTTTCCCTTTGTCTGCCGTCTCCGAGTCCTCCCCTCATGCGTCTTCTCCCCTGGGCTTCTGGGAGACCTTGGTGTCCTGGGTGTTGTGGCTGCCCACGCTGGTGAGGAGGGAGGCCCTGCTGGGAGCCCTGGTGGGCCTCTTTGTTGGCGGGCCCTTCGGGGGCATGGTGGGGGCCACCGTGGGCTCGGTGGCCACGGAGGTGGGCCGCAGGAAAACCCACAAGACCAAATAG